The Paenibacillus beijingensis nucleotide sequence GCTTGGATGAGAAGAAGTTGCAAAGTTACCGGAAATCATTAGACTTGAATCTAAGCCTGTATAGGCTGGGCTTCCTTCTAAAAATATGATCCGGAGTGGAGACGCCGTGCAGCGACTGCATAAGTACAAATTCATCCAGATTCTCATCGTTGGCCTGTGCACAGCAGTAGCCGGCGAGGTGAAAATAACGCCGTTTGGCGCAGAGTTGTTTCGCATCGGACTTGGAGCCCCCGTTTTTTTGCTGTTTTTGCTCTACAGACGCAGCTTGAATGTAGTCGTGACCGGAATCGTGACCGGAGCCGCGGTCATCCTGTACCGGATGCTCTTGCTCTGGCTGAATCAACCCGAAGCTTTTTCATTGCTTGATGGGTTCCGTATTCATGCCGCCGGAGGATTGTATTATGTCGTTTACGGCTCGCTCTTTTTTTTCATTAAGAACAGACTGAATGATTATCAGCCGCTTGTGCTCGGCTTTGTTGTCGCAGCGATCGATTGCCTGGCAAACATTGCCGAATTGTCCGGTCGTGCATTTATTTATCAGGCAGGCTATTCACACCGGTCTGCGGGCATCATGATCGCGCTTGTCGCCATCGTCCGCAGTTTCTTCATCATCGGTCTCTTCAGCAGCATCTCCATCAGTCGGATGAGAACGATACAGGCGGAGCAGGAGAAACGGATGGAGCAAATGCTGCAAATTTTTGCCGGATTGTACGGCGAGGCGTTTTATTTGCGGAAATCGATGGATACGATCGAACGGGTTACCGCAAACAGCTATGAGCTGTATGAGCAGCTGAAGAGCGACCAGCTGAACGGATATGGGCAGACGGCGCTGCGCATCACTCAACAATTCCATGAAGTGAAAAAAGATTCGCAGCGGATTCTTGCCGGTCTGCTCAAGCTGTTCGACACGGAAGTTGTAACCGAAATGAGTCTGAAGGAAATTATCCACTATGTCGTGAAAGCGAACAGCGAATATGGTAATATGCTTAACAAGGATGTCTCGATCTTCAAAGACATTGACGTCAATTATGAAACCTCATCCTACATTCCGCTCTTGACGGTGCTTAATAATTTGGTCGCCAATGCAATTGAAGCGATTAAGATTAAAGGCTTTGTCAGTCTTAAAGTGTATGAAAAGGATGACCTGACGTTCTTCATCGTCACCGATAACGGGCGGGGAATCGCCGAACAGGACGCGGAGCTTGTGTTTGAGCCGGGTTTTACGACGAAGTTTAATGACAAAGGTATCGCATCGACCGGCATCGGGTTGTCCCATGTAAAGGATATTGTCCGGTCCTTTGAAGGAAGCATTCAACTGACCACGCAGAAGTCGGGGATTAACTCGACCGAATTTACGGTTAGCTTACCCACGAATAAGATTAGAAAGAGAGGGTAGGCCATTGGCGATCTCGTTTTGTATTGTGGATGACGACGCGGCCAGCAGAAGGATGCTGGAAAATATTATCGAGGACAGTGGCATCGGCAAAGTGACCGGCGTCGCATCTGGCGGGGTGGAAGGTGCGGAAGTCATCTTTTACTTGAAACCGGATGTCGTGCTGATCGACCTGCTGATGCCCGATCAAGACGGAATCGAGACGATCGCGCAACTAAACCAGCGCGGTTTTATTGGCAAGTATGTCATGATTTCGCAAATTGAAAACAAAGAGATGGTTGCAAGAGCTTATCAGCAGGGAATCGAATATTTCATCCAGAAGCCGATAAATAGGGTCGAGGTTGAAGCCGTGCTGCGGAAAGTGTGCGAGCGCTGGAAGCTGGACCGCTACATATCGGAAATTAAGATGTCATTTGCCAAGCTGGACATGATCCAGGAACAACCGCCGGAGCCCGAACAGAAAAAGGATGTCCGCGATATCGTTAACGTGATTTTGATGGATATGGGCATTGTCGGTGAAACCGGGAGCAAAGACATTTTGTTTATGATGGAATATTTGATCAAAGAGAAAGGGACTTTTCTCCCGTTGAAAGAATTGTACGAGGTTGCGGCTCAATCGTACAAATCGGTGCCAAACGAGATTCAGAAGGAATCGAGAGCGATCGAGCAGCGGATCAGGCGGACCGTTATGGTCGCGCTGACGAATCTTGCTTCAATCGGACTGACGGATTACAGCAATCCTAAATTTGAATATTATGCGCCGCTGTACTTTGATTTTCAGGACGTCAGGCTGAAGATGAAAGAAATGGAAGATGAAGATCAGACGGGGAAAGGCAAGGTAAACATTAAGAAATTTTTGCAAGTGCTCTATTTTGAAACGTTGAACAAGTTTAATAATTAATATTAATGATGCAGATACGGGCCGGAAGGCTCTTTTTTGTGCATAGGGGAGCAGTCGGATGGACGCTGTAAATGAATCTTAGAGTCCTCCCATTTTCATCCATAATGAATTGGGAGGAGGGGTACGATGAATATTGTTAGGCTGCGTTTTAGCGCTTTTGGGCTAACGGTGCTGTTGGGGCTTGCTTTTTTAATGGTTGGATTTTATGTTGAATTTGGACAAATAAGACGATTCGATGCTGCTGGAAGTGCTTTTGTCGCCCGTTTTGAATGTCCTGTCATGACAGCGGTTATGAAAGGGCTCACGTTTATCGGTTCGCCTGCGATGACTCTCCTATTGACGGTTGCTGCTTCGTTGTTCCTTTATTTTGCGGCAGGTCACCGCAGGGAAACGATTTTCTTTATTACCGTGGTAGCTGGAGCTTTATTATTAAATCCGTTTATGAAAAATTTGTTTCACCGGGAAAGGCCCAATACGAATCGTCTAATCGAGGTAACCGGCTTGAGCTTCCCGAGCGGGCATTCGATGGCGGCGTTTGCGCTGTACGGAACGCTTTGCTATCTGCTGTGGCGTAACGTGAGCCATGCGGCGGGAAGAACGCTGCTGATCGCTTCCGGACTATTTATGACCGCAGGAATCGGGATCAGCCGGATTTATTTGGGCGTCCATTATCCGAGCGATGTGCTCGGCGGCTATTTGGCGACAGCTGCCTGGTTATGTCTTTCGATTTGCATGTTCAATAAAAGGCTTAGCCGCCCGTAATGAATACGAAGACGGCTTCCCTGTTCGATCAGGGAAGCCGTCTTTTTACTTACGCGTCTTTCGGAATAAGATCGAAAATTTTGCCTGTTTCCAATGCTTCAATAAATTTGAGCAGCCACCGGTAATAGCTTATCGCCTGGTTGATTTTCGACTCATCGGCTTCGATCATGGCAAGAAACTTTTCATGGCCTTCATATTCCGTTTTCAATCGATTGATTTCCTTAAGCGATTTTGACAGCTCGCTCATATTTCCGTCCACTGCTTTGCGCCATTTAATCGAGAAATAATCTTTAAAGTTTTGATACCAGTCGGGCTCTACCTCGTATAAATCTTTCCGCGAACCTTTTCCCCAAACTTTATCGATCATTTTCAAATCCATTAACGTCCGGACGCCGGTGCTCATCGACGTTTTGCTCATGCCCATTGATTTACTGAGCTCATCGAGCGTTACCGGGCCGTCACTAAAGTACATATAACCATATAAATGTCCGATAGATAGCGTAATTCCGTATAAATCCATATTTTTGCTTATCGAATCGATAACACGATCACGGTTTTTTTGTATTTTCGCAATTTCTTCTTCGGCTAAGCCTTCGAAATCGTTCATAATTTCCCTCCTGAGGAATATCGGCTGCTTCAGTCCTAACCTTCAACCCGTATTGTAAACAATTCAACCAGTGGAGTAAAGAAGTTGAATGAACTGAATTATGGAGGAAAACGGAGTATTCTATTCATAAAGTACGTAAAGTAAAAACTTTATAAACGTTTTGTACGGATTATGGTCTTTGACTCCTAAATAAGGAAAAGGTTAAACTGTTTCAAGCGAGTCGGCCGGGACAAGATAGCAGAAAAAGTTGGATATCAAAAGCAAATAAAGAAGGAGGTCACAATGACAATTATCGAGGTTAAACAACTGACGAAAGTTTTCGGTCATGACCCCAAGCGTGCAATCCCGCTGTTGAATCAAGGGATGTCGAAAGAGAACATATTTAAAGATATGAAATTGACTGTCGGTGTCAATAAAGCCGATTTCACAATTGAACAAGGTGAGATCTTTGTTATTATGGGCTTGTCCGGGAGCGGAAAATCAACGCTTGTCCGCTTGCTTAACCGTCTCATTGAACCTACTGCCGGCCAAGTGCTGTTTAAAGGCAAGGATGTATTGAAAATGAACCAGGAGCAGCTGCGGCAGTTCAGACGGAAAAATATTGGGATGGTGTTCCAAAAGTTTGCGCTGTTCCCGCATCGTACGGTGTTGGAAAATGCCGCATACGGTCTTGAGGTTCAAGGGATGGGTAAGAAAGAAAGAACTGAAATGGCCATGAACGCCCTTAAGCTTGTCGGCTTGGATGGCTGGGAAAACAGCCGCCCCGATCAGCTAAGCGGCGGGATGCAGCAGCGGGTCGGCATCGCAAGAGGCCTTGCCAACGATCCGGACATTCTGCTCATGGATGAAGCGTTTAGCGCCCTTGACCCGCTAATCCGCAAAGATATGCAGTCGGAGCTGCTTGAAATGCAATCAACAATGAAAAAAACGATCGTATTCATTACGCATGATTTGGACGAAGCGCTGCGAATCGGCGACCGTATTGCGCTGATGAAAGACGGGGCCATCGTGCAAATCGGCACGCCCGAAGAAATCTTGATTCAGCCGGCAAACAAATATGTGGAACGTTTCGTCGAGGACGTGGACTTGTCCAAGGTGCTCACGGCGGCTCATATTATGCGGAAGCCTGAAACGATAACGCCGGAGCGCGGTCCGAGGGTTGCGCTGTCGCTTATGCGCGCAAGCGGCGTATCAAGTCTGTACGTCACCAATAAAGAAAAGAAGCTGCTTGGCGTCGTGACGGCGGAAGGGGCATCCGAAGCGATTAAACACGATCAGCCGCTTGAGGCTGTTATTCAGCGCGATGTGCCGCAGGTACAGCAAGGCACTTTGCTGAACGAACTGTTCGAGATGATGTCCGAAACGAAGCTTCCGGTAGCCGTCGTCGATGAAAGCGGCAAGCTTAAAGGAATCATTATTAAAGGTGCCGTACTGTCCGCGCTTGCGGGCAATACGGAGTTGGAAGCAGGTGCTCAGCGATGAATATACCGAAGCTGCCGTTAGGAGATTGGATTGAATCGGTTGAAGCGTGGTTAACAAGTCACTTTGGAGGCTTGTTTGATATTATACGCACGATCATCGGATCGATGGTAAACGGAATCGAGGACATTTTGACCGCTGCCCCGGCGATTGTAGTCATGGTCATCATTGCGGCATTGGCGTATTGGGTCGGCCGCTGGAGAATCGCGCTGTTCGCGTTTATCGGACTGTTTTTGATCGATAATTTAGGGTTTTGGGATCCGTCTATGCAATCGCTGGCGCTTGTGCTGACGGCGTCCATTCTTGCCATTGTGATCGGTGTGCCGACCGGAATCTGGTGCGCACGCAACAATGCCGTACGCAATGTCGTAACGGTCGTGCTTGATTTCATGCAGACGATGCCGGCATTCGTTTATTTGCTGCCGGCGGTCTCGTTCTTTTCGCTTGGCGTCGTGCCGGGTGTCATCGCTTCTATTATTTTCGCGATTCCGCCGACGATCCGCTTAACCAATCTCGGTATCCGGCAGGTGCCGGAAGAGCTGGTGGAAGCGGCCGATTCCTTCGGCTCCACGCCGCGTCAGAAGCTGTTTAAGCTGCAGCTTCCGATTGCGATGCCGACGATTATGGCCGGCATTAACCAGACGATTATGTTATCGCTGTCCATGGTTGTCATCTCTTCGATGATCGGGGCGCAAGGTGTTGGTGCTTATGTATACAGGGCCGTGACGCAAGCCAAAACGGGCATCGGCTTTGAAGCCGGCCTGGCCATAGTTGTGCTGGCGATCTTGTTGGATCGCTTGACGCAGCATGCATTCAAGAAAAAACATCAATAGAGGGGTGCACCTATTTTGAAAAAGTGGATGTTGTTATTCAGTATCGTATTGATTGCCGTAATGGCGGGTTGTTCGAACGGAGGCGGCAACAAGTCGGTTAAGCTGGCTTATGTCGCCTGGGATTCGGAAATTGCCAGTACGAATGTCGTGAAGGAAGTATTGGAATCGAAGCTCGGCTATCAAGTGGAAATGCTGCAGGTTGACGCCGGGCCGATGTGGGCGGGTATTGCCGACGGAAGCGCCGATGGGATGGTAGCGGCTTGGCTTCCAAGCACTCATGCGTCTTATTTGCAAAAATATCAGTCGAAAGTAGAAGATTTAGGTGCCAATCTGGAAGGGACAAAGATCGGCCTTACCGTACCTGCTTATATGAATATCAGCTCGATTGACGATTTGAACAAGCCGGACGTCGCAAAATCGCTCCAAAACCAAATTATAGGCATTGAGCCGGGCGCCGGTATTATGATGGCATCGGAAAAAGCGCTCAATGATTACGCTCTGAAAGGTTATACACTGTTGGAGAGTTCTTCGGCCGCCATGGCGCAGGAAATGCAAAAGGCTTATGACGCCAAGAAGCCGATCGTTGTAACAGGGTGGACCCCGCATTGGATGTTCGCCAAGATGGATCTGAAATATTTGGCCGATCCGAAGGGCGTTTATGGCGGCGACGAGCAAATCCACACGATCGTTCGTAAAGGACTCGAAGAAGACGAAGCGGCTGCTTATCAATTTTTGGATCAGTTCAGATGGACTGCAGCCGATATGCAAAGCGTAATGTCGGCCATCCAAGACGGAAAGACGCCGGAAGATGCGGCTAAAGATTGGGTAAACAGCAATCCGGACAAAGTGAACGAATGGATTAAAGGAATCAAGAGCGAATAGCAAATTCGCTTTAAAAAGGCAAGAGATCAAGCAGTCTGGCACCCGCCAAAAGGTGTCGGGCTGTTTTGTTTTTTGCTGAACCGAATTTTCGTCGTATTTAAGTTAACATAACTATAAAGATGTAAACTTAAAAATCAAATTCCGCGATAATTGAGAGCAAAAAAAACAGCCGATCAAACCCTAAAGGTTCTGACGGCCGTTTCATTCACCCAACTATCGATTTAATATACTTTTCTCTAATACGGCATTTTTATCTCCGTATACTTTGACGATATGTGTTTCTCCCCAGGCGCATAATGAATCTAAAATGCTTTTAAGGCTCCATCCATATTCGCTAAGCTCATATTCGACTTTAGGAGGGACCTGATTATAGGTAATCCGGTTAATGACACCGTCATTTTCGAGTTCCCGCAGCTGCTGTGTTAACATTTTTTGCGTGATGCCGGGCATGACGCGTTTTAGCTCGCTCGTACGTTTTTTGCCGTGAGTCAAATGGCACAGAATAACGCATTTCCACTTGCCGCCGATCACTTCCAAAGTCGCCTCGACCGAAATATTGTACTTTTTCACCATGATGCCCCTTTCAAATTCATTATAGGAACGATTATGCGCATATAGAACTTTGAAGCCTGTACTTTCAAAACGAATTTATAACATCCATCATAACATGTACCCGCCAGTTTGACGATCATTATTGCTCACAACATGTGGCTCCAATCAGTTAACATAACAATAATAATGTAAACTAAAATAACGAAACCTGCTGAAAACGAAGAGTGGCAAACAAGTGTTCTGGTGTGGGAAATAACTTTTTCTTTTTATTAAAAAAAGCTAACAATCCGGCTCAAAAGGAGGCTGGCTTGTTAGCTTCAATAACTTTTCATACTATCCGCAGCGGTAAACGGGTCCATTATGTTACGCCTTCCGGACCATGGAGTAAACGGAATGCGGGATGAAACATGCTTCCGGTACACGATGAGCGGCAAAGATCGATATTGGCTGCGGATATACGGAAAGTAGGAAGCTGTTTTTTTGTATTTTCCGCCAGTCAGCAGTTGGTGGGATTTCACATTATCCTTCAACTGAAGAGTTAAGAGCAGCGTAATGATTTGTCTAATTGCAGGATCCGATACCGGACACATCACTTCGATCCGGCGGGATAAATTCCGGGTCATCCAATCCGCGCTTGAGAGCCAGACCTCGTCATTTCCGCCGTTTTTGAAATAATAAAGGCGTGAATGTTCCAGAAAACGATCGACGATGCTTCGTACCTTAATGTTTTCGCTTTGTCCGGGAATTCCGGGGCATAAACAGCAGATGCCGCGTACAATCAGCTCAATTTGAACGCCGGCGCCCGATGCTTCATAAAGCTTATCGATCATAGCCGGATCGGAGAGCGAATTCATTTTGGCGATGATTTTAGCGGGAAGACCGGCGGCGGCGTTCTTCATTTCACGCTCGATGAGACTGTAAACCGTATCCCGCAAATCGGTTGGCGAAACGGCTAACATTTTCGATTTAAGGTGCGTTCTGAAATCCGATATTTCATTGAACAGATTGGCGACGTCGTCGGCAATGACGGCATGCGCTGTAAACAAGCCTATATCCGTGTAAAGCTTTGCGGATTGTCCGTTATAATTGCCGGTTGAAAGATGAGCATACTTTTTCAACCCGTCCGGTTCACGGCGCTCGATAAGCGTCATTTTCGCATGAATTTTTAACCCGATCCATCCATGAATGACACGGCATCCCGCTTTTTCCAATTTTTTGGCCCACGCGATGTTACGCTCTTCATCAAACCTGGCTTTAAGTTCAACGATAACGGTCACATCTTTTCCGTTCCCGGCGGCAAGAACCAATGAGCGGACGATTCTCGATTGCTTGCTGACGCGGTAAAGCGTCATTTTGATACTGGAAACGGCCGGGTCGCCGGCCGCTTGTTCGATAAAATCATCAAATGCGTCAAACGATTCAAAAGGGTGAAACACGGCGACATCCCGCTGCTGCAAAACGGAGAAAATAGATTGCTTCTTTAGCTCCACCGGATAAACCGCTTTATGCTTCGGATATTTGAAATGGTCAAATCCCGGTAACGATTGCGAAAATTTCATTAAAAAGCTCAGATCGACGGGTCCGTTGATCACTGCAATGTTGCCCTCAACGTTCAAGTGCTCTGTCAATAAGCGATATGCGTGCGGATGAATATCTTGTTCCACCTCGAGCCGCACCGGCGCACCGCGTTTTCTGCGCCGCAATTTCCGTTCCACTTCTACGAGTAAATCTTCCGCATCCTGTTCTTCCAATGATAGTTCGGAATCCCGTATAATCCGAAACAGCCGCACGTCCGCAACCGTTTGTTCGTTGAAAAAGACCGAAATATGCGCTTTTATTAACGTCTCTAGCATCAGGAACGTATGGCCAAGCGTGCTGCTAACGGGTGACAGTTCAAAATAACGCCCTAATTCGTCCGGAAATTCAATTAAAGCCATCTTAAATTCATCTGGTGACTCCGTATTCGCCGGCCTCAGAACGACCGAAAAATATAAGCGGTTGGATAAAAGAAGCGGCAACGACTCTTTTTCCGTAATTAGAACGGGTTGAATAGCGGGAAACACTTTGCGATAAAAAAAAGTGTCCGCTTCTTGCTTCTGAGCATCCGTCAAATCTTCGTATGACGCAAATGTGACTCTATAGGAAGCCAGCCGGTCCAAAACTTGACGAAGCGTTGCATATTGCTGGTTCACAAGCCGTTCCGTTCTGCGGATGATTCTCTTTAACACTCCGGCAGGCGAATAGCCGCTGAAATCCATTGCAGTGATGCCGTTTATCATGTCATTGCGGATCCCGGCGACGCGCACGCTCATAAATTCATCCAGATTGCTCGATACGATGGCCAAAAATTTCGCCCGTTCCAATAGCGGGGTGTGTTCATTTTGCGCTTCACCAAGAACCCGCCGGTTAAATTCAAGCCAGCTTAAATCGCGGTTGATATATTTGCAGCTTGCCATTATTTTCGAAACAATAAACGCCCGAATTTTTTAAACAAATTAAACGTCACGCTTGGACGGAAGCTAATCGTTTCGACAGGCTTGTCTTTCTCTGGTATTTCCATAGCTAAGTTCCTCCTTCATCGAAAAACACTCGCCTTCACCCTCGTGAAAGCGAGGTTAATGGCTTCGTTACAGAGCCTCTTCGACTGCTTTCGTTACTCCTTGCGTCATCCGGTTTTTTACGATCATTTCTCCGGCCTGATGCCCAACTTTACGGCCAACGGAATCGCCAAGCATTCCGCCTACAATGGAACCGATAATCGTACCGACACCGGGCATGATCGATGTTCCCAAAATGGCACCGTACTCGATACCGGCCATAACGCCGAGTGCGCCCGTCACATTTTCCGACGTGTTGACCGCATATTGCGATTTATCCATTTGTCCGCTTCTTAAACTTTGGGTGTCTTTGAATTGGGAGACGCCTCCGGAAATGAGTCCGCCCCAAAGAGAACCTCCTTGGAACATTCCTTGAATCATGCTTGTTCACCGCCTTATCGGATTGATATGAGTTGTTCCCTTATCAAGTATGCCCTTGTTCGCTGCAGATTTATCTTTCGTCTCTTCTGTTAATTTTTACCGTTTGTACGACTTGATTCCAGACTTTAACCTGTCGTTCACATCAAATATGCACGCTGTCCCTTTGACGGCCAATGTTCGCAGCGCCTTTCTTGCTTCCGGTGATAAGGCAATAATGGCACCCGCAACAGCTGCAATAATGCCGATCCGAGATTTAAACATCATTTGACCTCCATGATTTTGGTAGTTGCTGCCTATTTCGTTAGTTACATTATTTAAAAATAACGGAGATTTATTCATTGATCTGCATTTGCTTATTCGTTTAGTGCAACGTGCCATTTCGCGCATAAAAAAGATGCGTATGAAGAATAGTAATTGCATTGAACTGATTTGGAGGAGCTGTCATATGATGCTGCAGGAAAAGCAAAGATTCCTCCGAGTATTGCCGGGTCGAATACGCATCGAAATTTCCGGATTAAAGGGGAATCCAAATACGGCCCGAATGGTGCGGGATCGTCTGTCATCTGTCGCTGGGATACGCCGTATTGTTCCTTGCAGCGTGACGGGGCGCGTTTTGATCGAATACGATGAGAGCACGGTTGAAATTCAGGCTATCATCCACACGATTCAAAAGGTAGAAAGATTCGTTCAGGAAGGCGATCCCGATTCTCAAGCCGGACAAACAGCCGCCGCTCCCGCAGCTCATGTCCCTGCAGCAGCAGCAGTAAAAGAAGCTGCAGCCGCCTCAGAGTGGTTAGAGGAGCAGGATTTGAGGGATCAATTGGGTCCGGTAGTTTCTTTGGATACCCGACCCCCGAGAGAGAAAGTGCCGCTTCCGCTTGCGGCAGCGATGGGCGGGGTTGCCTTTTTAGGGGCAAAACGGCTGTTTTACGGTCCATCATCTTTGGCTGCCAGTCCGGTACCTTTTTATATGTCGGGCTTGCTGTCGGTTGTTACCGGCTATCCATTTTTAAGACGGGGCTTTGAATCCTTTTCACAGACAAAAAAATGGAATTCGGATTTGGTGCTCGGAACGTCGGCTTTAGCGCTTGCTTTAGTAAGGGAAAATTTGGTTGTTCTTGCGGGACTTAGCATTCTTCAATATATGAACTGGAAACGAAGCCGGCTGGCGATTGGACCGGGAGACGAAAATATGCTTTCTCCGGAAATACAGAGCTACAGCGAGAAAGCGGCCAAATGGGGACTGATCGGAGGAGCCGCAACGTGGGCAATTACCCGCAACCCGCTTAAAGGCATTGCGGTATTGCTTGCCGCGAATCCCCGTCCGGCTACAATACCTGCACAGTACGCGTGGCGGCAGGCCGAAGTCGTCTCCCATGAACGAAACTTGGCTGTCCCTTCGAACGGCTCGCTGCCGCAATTGGCCAGGACAAATACGATCCTCATTGAAGATGCGTCAATGCTGCTTCATGAAGAGGATAGCACGGATTCTCTTACCTGTATCACTAAAGAAGAGGATGAAGAGAGGTTAATCTGTTGTGCCGCTTCATTAATGAAGAACACCGATCATCCGTGGAAGAATGAAGTATGGGATCATGCGGTTCGGACATGCCGAACAATTCGGTCGGC carries:
- the ppk1 gene encoding polyphosphate kinase 1, whose translation is MASCKYINRDLSWLEFNRRVLGEAQNEHTPLLERAKFLAIVSSNLDEFMSVRVAGIRNDMINGITAMDFSGYSPAGVLKRIIRRTERLVNQQYATLRQVLDRLASYRVTFASYEDLTDAQKQEADTFFYRKVFPAIQPVLITEKESLPLLLSNRLYFSVVLRPANTESPDEFKMALIEFPDELGRYFELSPVSSTLGHTFLMLETLIKAHISVFFNEQTVADVRLFRIIRDSELSLEEQDAEDLLVEVERKLRRRKRGAPVRLEVEQDIHPHAYRLLTEHLNVEGNIAVINGPVDLSFLMKFSQSLPGFDHFKYPKHKAVYPVELKKQSIFSVLQQRDVAVFHPFESFDAFDDFIEQAAGDPAVSSIKMTLYRVSKQSRIVRSLVLAAGNGKDVTVIVELKARFDEERNIAWAKKLEKAGCRVIHGWIGLKIHAKMTLIERREPDGLKKYAHLSTGNYNGQSAKLYTDIGLFTAHAVIADDVANLFNEISDFRTHLKSKMLAVSPTDLRDTVYSLIEREMKNAAAGLPAKIIAKMNSLSDPAMIDKLYEASGAGVQIELIVRGICCLCPGIPGQSENIKVRSIVDRFLEHSRLYYFKNGGNDEVWLSSADWMTRNLSRRIEVMCPVSDPAIRQIITLLLTLQLKDNVKSHQLLTGGKYKKTASYFPYIRSQYRSLPLIVYRKHVSSRIPFTPWSGRRNIMDPFTAADSMKSY
- a CDS encoding winged helix-turn-helix transcriptional regulator, translated to MMVKKYNISVEATLEVIGGKWKCVILCHLTHGKKRTSELKRVMPGITQKMLTQQLRELENDGVINRITYNQVPPKVEYELSEYGWSLKSILDSLCAWGETHIVKVYGDKNAVLEKSILNR
- a CDS encoding response regulator, with the protein product MAISFCIVDDDAASRRMLENIIEDSGIGKVTGVASGGVEGAEVIFYLKPDVVLIDLLMPDQDGIETIAQLNQRGFIGKYVMISQIENKEMVARAYQQGIEYFIQKPINRVEVEAVLRKVCERWKLDRYISEIKMSFAKLDMIQEQPPEPEQKKDVRDIVNVILMDMGIVGETGSKDILFMMEYLIKEKGTFLPLKELYEVAAQSYKSVPNEIQKESRAIEQRIRRTVMVALTNLASIGLTDYSNPKFEYYAPLYFDFQDVRLKMKEMEDEDQTGKGKVNIKKFLQVLYFETLNKFNN
- a CDS encoding sensor histidine kinase, with translation MQRLHKYKFIQILIVGLCTAVAGEVKITPFGAELFRIGLGAPVFLLFLLYRRSLNVVVTGIVTGAAVILYRMLLLWLNQPEAFSLLDGFRIHAAGGLYYVVYGSLFFFIKNRLNDYQPLVLGFVVAAIDCLANIAELSGRAFIYQAGYSHRSAGIMIALVAIVRSFFIIGLFSSISISRMRTIQAEQEKRMEQMLQIFAGLYGEAFYLRKSMDTIERVTANSYELYEQLKSDQLNGYGQTALRITQQFHEVKKDSQRILAGLLKLFDTEVVTEMSLKEIIHYVVKANSEYGNMLNKDVSIFKDIDVNYETSSYIPLLTVLNNLVANAIEAIKIKGFVSLKVYEKDDLTFFIVTDNGRGIAEQDAELVFEPGFTTKFNDKGIASTGIGLSHVKDIVRSFEGSIQLTTQKSGINSTEFTVSLPTNKIRKRG
- a CDS encoding quaternary amine ABC transporter ATP-binding protein, which encodes MTIIEVKQLTKVFGHDPKRAIPLLNQGMSKENIFKDMKLTVGVNKADFTIEQGEIFVIMGLSGSGKSTLVRLLNRLIEPTAGQVLFKGKDVLKMNQEQLRQFRRKNIGMVFQKFALFPHRTVLENAAYGLEVQGMGKKERTEMAMNALKLVGLDGWENSRPDQLSGGMQQRVGIARGLANDPDILLMDEAFSALDPLIRKDMQSELLEMQSTMKKTIVFITHDLDEALRIGDRIALMKDGAIVQIGTPEEILIQPANKYVERFVEDVDLSKVLTAAHIMRKPETITPERGPRVALSLMRASGVSSLYVTNKEKKLLGVVTAEGASEAIKHDQPLEAVIQRDVPQVQQGTLLNELFEMMSETKLPVAVVDESGKLKGIIIKGAVLSALAGNTELEAGAQR
- a CDS encoding phosphatase PAP2 family protein is translated as MNIVRLRFSAFGLTVLLGLAFLMVGFYVEFGQIRRFDAAGSAFVARFECPVMTAVMKGLTFIGSPAMTLLLTVAASLFLYFAAGHRRETIFFITVVAGALLLNPFMKNLFHRERPNTNRLIEVTGLSFPSGHSMAAFALYGTLCYLLWRNVSHAAGRTLLIASGLFMTAGIGISRIYLGVHYPSDVLGGYLATAAWLCLSICMFNKRLSRP
- a CDS encoding glycine betaine ABC transporter substrate-binding protein, translated to MLLFSIVLIAVMAGCSNGGGNKSVKLAYVAWDSEIASTNVVKEVLESKLGYQVEMLQVDAGPMWAGIADGSADGMVAAWLPSTHASYLQKYQSKVEDLGANLEGTKIGLTVPAYMNISSIDDLNKPDVAKSLQNQIIGIEPGAGIMMASEKALNDYALKGYTLLESSSAAMAQEMQKAYDAKKPIVVTGWTPHWMFAKMDLKYLADPKGVYGGDEQIHTIVRKGLEEDEAAAYQFLDQFRWTAADMQSVMSAIQDGKTPEDAAKDWVNSNPDKVNEWIKGIKSE
- a CDS encoding GbsR/MarR family transcriptional regulator, yielding MNDFEGLAEEEIAKIQKNRDRVIDSISKNMDLYGITLSIGHLYGYMYFSDGPVTLDELSKSMGMSKTSMSTGVRTLMDLKMIDKVWGKGSRKDLYEVEPDWYQNFKDYFSIKWRKAVDGNMSELSKSLKEINRLKTEYEGHEKFLAMIEADESKINQAISYYRWLLKFIEALETGKIFDLIPKDA
- a CDS encoding ABC transporter permease, whose protein sequence is MNIPKLPLGDWIESVEAWLTSHFGGLFDIIRTIIGSMVNGIEDILTAAPAIVVMVIIAALAYWVGRWRIALFAFIGLFLIDNLGFWDPSMQSLALVLTASILAIVIGVPTGIWCARNNAVRNVVTVVLDFMQTMPAFVYLLPAVSFFSLGVVPGVIASIIFAIPPTIRLTNLGIRQVPEELVEAADSFGSTPRQKLFKLQLPIAMPTIMAGINQTIMLSLSMVVISSMIGAQGVGAYVYRAVTQAKTGIGFEAGLAIVVLAILLDRLTQHAFKKKHQ